Proteins from one Xenopus tropicalis strain Nigerian chromosome 1, UCB_Xtro_10.0, whole genome shotgun sequence genomic window:
- the misp gene encoding mitotic interactor and substrate of PLK1 isoform X1, which translates to MFKYPAPWQVLCSGLERRDVISNEEKAKSLYLNDTSHSQTEVPTGNISDLHSTNSFGLQLTNSPKDQTVGLPEQGKNDFETQAVILTEFVSTRDEETRYENELQVTDKEKKTFLEENRFFSQDINYTSEVKEPNTSKPQRIEVPISVMDRITRSSIYSLSSAKDTESCKEEAGQETNSTAQHSPRMEGRSMSRDVWVPHPERDSQLRLLKEDKRFDIRAYRSQTSPTKLFTDDDSEDEFRPRSRDLTPEKLLELDAQRKDIIKRQGQRKSLDMEELRVSLDETGSSTSGVDINGLDNRPNTDQINFEAARQQFLMLEKKKENLPLPSPQVHSKLTRLSSQIMLENDNINQGKTGDIPRKVWDIVSPNSESQPISSRSRSSSQLYNNISGEIYADNVDSKAEEKPSNYQITEEELDDIPNPSNETPIEREIRLAKEREENLRRERGIQISSETNEIVEILKNPVVPFNSNVPSQKKSKDRARTSIFLQREIEKEAQREADLKNEGKVAGLYDKGSAQEIDERRKLFEQPDDISVKPQYATTKTIFKGTINSYSTGDDITQVDFGEPNEKNNDNSQDSQLPYSVRTNWKPTPMNTYRYRRQSLENILDSKPSSESSILHKENAHVKPLESHLSVKEDEDEDEKRKQLFDRKTANPEAIYSVNRLRPSLSNIIEQEIKQTLERDRELKEQRRRSEVASITSPVDIQTPVPVNGYTQYERPILTSGFSNQWSPAPHRANPGTPSYILSEEQTFKLKRYPKFVATESDSDQLRKYGEDSWYAGIDPTDDVNTEIVESTRVNRHKNRMAMRWEAGLYANESSD; encoded by the exons ATGTTTAAGTATCCCGCACCATGGCAAGTGCTCTGCAGTGGTTTGGAGAGAAGGGACGTG ATCTCTAATGAGGAAAAAGCTAAAAGTCTCTACTTGAATGACACAAGTCACTCTCAGACTGAGGTGCCGACAGGCAATATCTCTGATCTGCATAGCACTAACTCATTTGGGCTGCAGCTAACAAACTCCCCTAAAGACCAAACAGTTGGCTTACCTGAACAaggaaaaaatgattttgaaacTCAAGCAGTAATTTTGACAGAGTTTGTCAGCACACGTGATGAAGAAACAAGATATGAAAACGAATTGCAGGTGAcagataaagagaaaaaaacttttttagaaGAGAACAGATTTTTCAGTCAGGATATAAACTACACATCTGAAGTAAAGGAGCCAAACACATCTAAACCTCAAAGAATTGAGGTTCCTATTTCTGTCATGGATAGAATAACCAGGAGTTCCATCTACTCATTATCCTCAGCAAAAGATACAGAGAGCTGCAAGGAAGAAGCAGGCCAGGAGACCAATTCAACTGCTCAACATAGTCCTAGAATGGAGGGAAGAAGTATGAGCAGGGATGTGTGGGTCCCTCATCCAGAGCGAGATAGCCAGTTGCGTTTGTTGAAAGAAGATAAACGCTTTGATATAAGGGCATATCGTTCTCAGACCAGTCCAACCAAGCTTTTTACAGATGATGATTCAGAGGATGAATTTAGACCTCGCTCGCGGGATCTTACACCAGAAAAATTGTTGGAGCTTGATGCACAGCGAAAGGACATAATTAAAAGACAAGGGCAGCGGAAAAGCTTGGACATGGAAGAGCTGAGAGTCTCATTAGATGAGACAGGGAGTTCCACTTCAGGTGTTGACATAAATGGGTTGGATAATAGACCCAATACTGACCAGATAAACTTTGAAGCTGCCAGACAACAATTTCTGATGttagagaagaaaaaagaaaacctaCCACTCCCTAGCCCCCAGGTTCATTCCAAGCTGACCCGCCTTTCCTCTCAGATTATGCTTGAAAATGACAATATCAACCAAGGCAAAACAGGGGACATTCCTAGGAAAGTGTGGGATATTGTTTCACCCAATAGTGAGAGTCAACCCATATCAAGCAGAAGTAGAAGTTCCAGCCAGCTCTATAATAATATTTCTGGGGAGATATATGCTGATAATGTAGACTCTAAAGCAGAGGAAAAACCATCAAACTATCAAATAACAGAGGAAGAACTTGATGACATTCCAAATCCAAGTAATGAGACACCAATTGAGAGGGAAATCAGATTAGCCAAGGAAAGGGAAGAGAACttgaggagagagagaggcatCCAAATTAGTTCAGAAACCAATGAGATTGTAGAAATCCTCAAAAATCCTGTTGTTCCTTTCAATTCAAATGTGCCATCTCAAAAAAAGAGCAAAGACAGGGCTCGTACCTCTATCTTTCTACAGAGGGAAATTGAAAAAGAGGCCCAAAGGGAAGCTGACCTAAAAAATGAGGGTAAAGTGGCTGGGCTTTATGATAAGGGAAGTGCTCAGGAGATAGATGAGCGCAGGAAATTGTTTGAGCAGCCAGATGATATTTCTGTGAAACCACAGTATGCAACAACAAAAACAATCTTTAAGGGAACAATAAATAGCTACAGCACAGGAGATGACATAACTCAAGTTGATTTTGGAGAAcctaatgaaaaaaacaatgataaTAGTCAGGATTCCCAGCTGCCATATAGTGTAAGAACCAACTGGAAGCCAACTCCCATGAACACATATAGATATAGAAGACAGAGTTTAGAAAACATATTAGACAGTAAGCCATCTTCAGAATCTTCCATTTTACACAAAGAAAATGCCCATGTTAAACCACTGGAATCCCATTTATCTGTGAAAGAGGATGAAGATGAAGATGAAAAGAGGAAGCAGTTGTTTGATAGAAAAACTGCAAACCCTGAAGCAATATACAGTGTCAACAGGCTTAGGCCTTCTCTGTCCAACATTATTGAGCAAGAGATCAAGCAAACATTAGAGAGGGATAGGGAGCTAAAAGAACAAAGAAGGAGAAGTGAAGTGGCTTCAATAACGTCACCTGTAGACATCCAAACCCCTGTTCCTGTCAATGGCTACACCCAATATGAAAGACCAATACTGACTTCAg gtTTTTCTAACCAGTGGTCGCCTGCTCCACACAGAGCCAACCCCGGAACTCCTTCATATATATTGTCTGAAGAACAAACATTTAAGTTAAAGAGATACCCTAAATTTGTTGCAACAGAATCAGACTCAGACCAACTAAGGAAGTATGGGGAAGATAGCTGG TATGCTGGCATTGACCCAACAGATGACGTCAACACTGAG ATTGTGGAGTCTACACGTGTAAATCGGCACAAAAACAGAATGGCTATGCGCTGGGAGGCAGGATTGTATGCCAACGAGTCTAGTGATTAA
- the misp gene encoding mitotic interactor and substrate of PLK1 isoform X2: MDRITRSSIYSLSSAKDTESCKEEAGQETNSTAQHSPRMEGRSMSRDVWVPHPERDSQLRLLKEDKRFDIRAYRSQTSPTKLFTDDDSEDEFRPRSRDLTPEKLLELDAQRKDIIKRQGQRKSLDMEELRVSLDETGSSTSGVDINGLDNRPNTDQINFEAARQQFLMLEKKKENLPLPSPQVHSKLTRLSSQIMLENDNINQGKTGDIPRKVWDIVSPNSESQPISSRSRSSSQLYNNISGEIYADNVDSKAEEKPSNYQITEEELDDIPNPSNETPIEREIRLAKEREENLRRERGIQISSETNEIVEILKNPVVPFNSNVPSQKKSKDRARTSIFLQREIEKEAQREADLKNEGKVAGLYDKGSAQEIDERRKLFEQPDDISVKPQYATTKTIFKGTINSYSTGDDITQVDFGEPNEKNNDNSQDSQLPYSVRTNWKPTPMNTYRYRRQSLENILDSKPSSESSILHKENAHVKPLESHLSVKEDEDEDEKRKQLFDRKTANPEAIYSVNRLRPSLSNIIEQEIKQTLERDRELKEQRRRSEVASITSPVDIQTPVPVNGYTQYERPILTSGFSNQWSPAPHRANPGTPSYILSEEQTFKLKRYPKFVATESDSDQLRKYGEDSWYAGIDPTDDVNTEIVESTRVNRHKNRMAMRWEAGLYANESSD, translated from the exons ATGGATAGAATAACCAGGAGTTCCATCTACTCATTATCCTCAGCAAAAGATACAGAGAGCTGCAAGGAAGAAGCAGGCCAGGAGACCAATTCAACTGCTCAACATAGTCCTAGAATGGAGGGAAGAAGTATGAGCAGGGATGTGTGGGTCCCTCATCCAGAGCGAGATAGCCAGTTGCGTTTGTTGAAAGAAGATAAACGCTTTGATATAAGGGCATATCGTTCTCAGACCAGTCCAACCAAGCTTTTTACAGATGATGATTCAGAGGATGAATTTAGACCTCGCTCGCGGGATCTTACACCAGAAAAATTGTTGGAGCTTGATGCACAGCGAAAGGACATAATTAAAAGACAAGGGCAGCGGAAAAGCTTGGACATGGAAGAGCTGAGAGTCTCATTAGATGAGACAGGGAGTTCCACTTCAGGTGTTGACATAAATGGGTTGGATAATAGACCCAATACTGACCAGATAAACTTTGAAGCTGCCAGACAACAATTTCTGATGttagagaagaaaaaagaaaacctaCCACTCCCTAGCCCCCAGGTTCATTCCAAGCTGACCCGCCTTTCCTCTCAGATTATGCTTGAAAATGACAATATCAACCAAGGCAAAACAGGGGACATTCCTAGGAAAGTGTGGGATATTGTTTCACCCAATAGTGAGAGTCAACCCATATCAAGCAGAAGTAGAAGTTCCAGCCAGCTCTATAATAATATTTCTGGGGAGATATATGCTGATAATGTAGACTCTAAAGCAGAGGAAAAACCATCAAACTATCAAATAACAGAGGAAGAACTTGATGACATTCCAAATCCAAGTAATGAGACACCAATTGAGAGGGAAATCAGATTAGCCAAGGAAAGGGAAGAGAACttgaggagagagagaggcatCCAAATTAGTTCAGAAACCAATGAGATTGTAGAAATCCTCAAAAATCCTGTTGTTCCTTTCAATTCAAATGTGCCATCTCAAAAAAAGAGCAAAGACAGGGCTCGTACCTCTATCTTTCTACAGAGGGAAATTGAAAAAGAGGCCCAAAGGGAAGCTGACCTAAAAAATGAGGGTAAAGTGGCTGGGCTTTATGATAAGGGAAGTGCTCAGGAGATAGATGAGCGCAGGAAATTGTTTGAGCAGCCAGATGATATTTCTGTGAAACCACAGTATGCAACAACAAAAACAATCTTTAAGGGAACAATAAATAGCTACAGCACAGGAGATGACATAACTCAAGTTGATTTTGGAGAAcctaatgaaaaaaacaatgataaTAGTCAGGATTCCCAGCTGCCATATAGTGTAAGAACCAACTGGAAGCCAACTCCCATGAACACATATAGATATAGAAGACAGAGTTTAGAAAACATATTAGACAGTAAGCCATCTTCAGAATCTTCCATTTTACACAAAGAAAATGCCCATGTTAAACCACTGGAATCCCATTTATCTGTGAAAGAGGATGAAGATGAAGATGAAAAGAGGAAGCAGTTGTTTGATAGAAAAACTGCAAACCCTGAAGCAATATACAGTGTCAACAGGCTTAGGCCTTCTCTGTCCAACATTATTGAGCAAGAGATCAAGCAAACATTAGAGAGGGATAGGGAGCTAAAAGAACAAAGAAGGAGAAGTGAAGTGGCTTCAATAACGTCACCTGTAGACATCCAAACCCCTGTTCCTGTCAATGGCTACACCCAATATGAAAGACCAATACTGACTTCAg gtTTTTCTAACCAGTGGTCGCCTGCTCCACACAGAGCCAACCCCGGAACTCCTTCATATATATTGTCTGAAGAACAAACATTTAAGTTAAAGAGATACCCTAAATTTGTTGCAACAGAATCAGACTCAGACCAACTAAGGAAGTATGGGGAAGATAGCTGG TATGCTGGCATTGACCCAACAGATGACGTCAACACTGAG ATTGTGGAGTCTACACGTGTAAATCGGCACAAAAACAGAATGGCTATGCGCTGGGAGGCAGGATTGTATGCCAACGAGTCTAGTGATTAA